One genomic region from Amia ocellicauda isolate fAmiCal2 chromosome 4, fAmiCal2.hap1, whole genome shotgun sequence encodes:
- the LOC136748580 gene encoding short transient receptor potential channel 4-associated protein: MATSLGSESPRTGGTRRGRNGNILTRIRQGQITGRGLSRGTQIPDALLHERDKRARWHGIPILLQKLYESSHPNSDLSQTHGVLKEMSSLLSMEAMTFVTEDRKTAQESTFPNTYTFDLFGGVDLLVEILMRPTLTTQKKKPKMSDDLVKDCLSVLYNCCICTEGVTKSLAARNDFVLFLFTLMTNKKTFLQTATLIEDILGVKKEMIQLEDIPNLPSLVQSFDQQQLANFCRILSVTISEPDIGNDDKHTLLAKNAQQKNSNPSRAEVNQVTLLNIPGFIERLCKLATRKVSEATGTSNFLQELEDWYTWLDNALVLDALMQMASEEAEHSSTESSDESTLATSPLRHRLPQSMKIVHEIMYKVEVLYVLCVLLMGRQRNQVHKMLAEFRLIPGLNNLFDKLIWRKHTSNHVLHGQNQNCDCSPEISFKIQFLRLLQSFSDHHENKYLLLNSQELNELSAISLKANIPEVEALVNTDRSLVCDGKKGLLTRLLTVMKREPADSSFRFWQARAVESFLRGATSYADQMFLLKRGLLEHILFCIIDSGCKSRDVLQSYFDLLGELMKFNIDAFKRFNKYVNTEEKFQIFLTQINSSLVDSNMLVRCIVLSLDRFENQTEDVKVVEVLSECCLLSYMSRVENRLSFLFRLINIINVQTLTQENVSCLNTSLVILMLARRKGKLPFYLNALREKEYAEKYPGCLLNNFHNLLRFWQQHYLNKDKDSTCLENSSCISFSYWKETVSVLLSPDRTSLCAIASYIDEAYMDIDRDFIED; the protein is encoded by the exons ATGGCGACGTCGTTGGGGTCCGAGTCCCCTCGGACCGGGGGAACCCGAAGGGGCCGAAACGGGAATATCCTTACGAGGATCAGACAGGGCCAAATCACCGGCCGGGGACTGAGCCGCGGAACGCAG ATTCCTGATGCTTTGCTACATGAGAGGGACAAGCGAGCCAGATGGCATGGTATCCCGATTCTGCTGCAGAAACTTTATGAAAGCAGTCACCCCAACAGCGACCTCTCGCAGACCCATGGTGTACTGAAG GAAATGTCGTCCTTGTTGTCAATGGAGGCCATGACATTTGTAACAGAAGACCGAAAGACTGCGCAAGAATCCACCTTCCCAAACACGTATACTTTTGATCTGTTTGGGGGAGTTGat TTGCTAGTAGAAATTTTAATGAGACCCACATTGACAACACAGAAAAAGAAACCGAAAA TGAGTGATGACCTTGTTAAGGACTGTTTAAGTGTTTTGTACAACTGCTGTATATGT acTGAGGGGGTCACAAAGAGCCTTGCTGCCAGGAATGACTTTGTCCTGTTTCTGTTTACGCTGATGACAAATAAGAAGACATTTCTACAAACTGCCACATTAATTGAGGACATTCTAGGAGTTAAAAAG GAGATGATCCAGTTGGAGGACATTCCCAATCTGCCCAGTTTGGTCCAGAGCTTTGACCAGCAGCAGCTCGCCAACTTCTGCCGGATTCTCTCTGTCACCATCTCTGAGCCCGACATCGGCAACGACGATAAACACACTCTCCTCGCCAAGAACGCACAGCAGAAGAACTCAAACCCCTCCCGGGCTGAGGTCAACCAAG TCACCCTGCTGAACATCCCCGGCTTCATTGAGAGGTTGTGTAAGCTGGCCACCCGAAAGGTGTCTGAGGCCACGGGCACGTCCAACTTCCTGCAGGAGCTGGAGGACTGGTACACCTGGCTGGACAACGCACTTGTGCTGGACGCCCTCATGCAGATGGCCAGCGAGGAGGCGGAGCACAGCAGCACAG AATCCTCTGATGAGAGCACTTTAGCCACCAGTCCCCTGAGGCACAGGCTGCCCCAGTCCATGAAGATCGTACACGAGATCATGTACAAGGTGGAAGTGCTCTACGTGCTGTGTGTGCTCCTCATGGGGAGACAGAGGAACCAG GTACACAAAATGTTGGCTGAGTTTAGACTGATCCCAGGCCTCAACAATCTCTTCGATAAACTCATCTGGAGGAAACACACTTCAAACCATGTTCTCCATGGTCAAAACCAGAACTGTGACTGTAGTCCT GAAATTTCCTTCAAAATCCAGTTCCTGAGACTGCTCCAGAGCTTCAGTGACCATCACGA GAACAAGTACCTGCTGCTGAATAGTCAGGAGCTGAATGAGCTCAGTGCCATCTCTCTAAAGGCCAATATCCCAGAGGTAGAAGCACTGGTCAATACAGACAG GAGTCTGGTGTGTGATGGAAAGAAAGGTCTCTTAACGAGGTTACTGACCGTCATGAAGAGGGAACCTGCTGACTCCTCCTTCAG GTTCTGGCAGGCGAGAGCCGTGGAGAGCTTTTTGCGAGGAGCGACATCCTACGCGGACCAGATGTTTCTGCTCAAAAGGGGACTGTTGGAG CACATTCTGTTTTGCATCATTGACAGCGGGTGCAAGTCCAGGGATGTATTACAGAGTTACTTTGACCTGTTAGGAGAGCTCATGAAGTTCAACATCGACGCCTTCAAGAGGTTTAATAAATATGTTAACACAGAGGAGAAG TTTCAGATCTTCTTGACTCAGATCAACAGTTCCTTGGTGGACTCGAACATGCTTGTGCGCTGCATTGTTTTGTCCCTCGACAGATTCGAGAACCAAACCGAAGATGTGAAAG tTGTTGAAGTGCTCTCCGAGTGTTGCCTGCTGTCGTACATGTCTCGTGTGGAGAACAGACTGTCCTTTCTCTTCCGACTGATTAATATCATCAATGTACAGACGCTCACACAG GAGAATGTCAGCTGTTTAAACACTAGCCTTGTTATCCTGATGCTGGCACGGAGGAAAGGCAAGCTTCCCTTCTACCTGAACGCACTGAGGGAGAAGGAGTACGCGGAGAAGTACCCTGGTTGCCTGCTCAACAACTTCCACAACCTCCTCCGCTTCTGGCAGCAACATTACCTCAACAAGGACAAGGACAGCACCTGCCTAGAGAAT AGCTCCTGCATTTCTTTCAGTTACTGGAAAGAGACCGTGTCAGTGCTTCTCAGTCCAGACCGGACTTCACTATGTGCTATAGCAAGCTACATCGACGAGGCGTACATGGATATTGACAGAGATTTCATCGAGGATTAA
- the edem2 gene encoding ER degradation-enhancing alpha-mannosidase-like protein 2, which translates to MLKCLSTAILCVIYVLPIPYNVKGKDFTEQEMAQYRERIKAMFYHAYNSYLDNAFPYDELRPLTCDGQDTWGSFSLTLIDALDTLLILGNNTEFQRVASLLQDTVDFDIDVNASVFETNIRVVGGLLSAHMLSKKAGIELEAGWPCSGPLLRMAEEAARKLLPAFQTPTGMPYGTVNMLLGVNPTETPVTCTAGVGTFILEFSALSRLTGDPVFEDVARKALRGLWNTRSNIGLVGNHIDVISSKWVAQDAGIGAGVDSYFEYLVKGAIMLQDEELLSMFSEYDTAIRNYTKFDDWYLWVQMHKGTVSMPVFQSLEAFWPGLQSLIGDIDNAMKTFHNYYTVWKQFGGLPEFYSIPQGYTVDKREGYPLRPELIESAMYLYRATGDPTLLELGRDAVESIEKISRVDCGFATVKDVRDHKLDNRMESFFLAETVKYLYLLFDPENFLHNSGSEFDTVSGPQGDCVLGAGGYVFNTEAHPLDPATLHCCSQGQAERQELQELLMSLTQPPKPPPTHADTGTAAQGSPEGNDLPRRTFTESIALKNGGRRKAPVLTCPMQPFSSKLSILGQVFTDNT; encoded by the exons ATGTTGAAGTGCCTGTCCACAGCGATTCTGTGTGTCATTTATGTCTTGCCAATCCCATACAATGTCAAGGGAAAAGACTTTACAGAACAGGAAATGGCACAATACAG GGAAAGAATCAAAGCCATGTTTTATCATGCCTACAACAGTTACCTAGACAACGCGTTTCCTTATGATGAGCTGCGACCTTTGACCTGCGATGGACAAGACACGTGGGGCAG CTTTTCTCTGACGTTGATTGATGCACTTGACACTCTGCTG ATTTTGGGAAACAATACAGAGTTTCAGAGAGTGGCATCTCTGCTACAGGATACCGTGGACTTTGACATTGATGTCAATGCATCTGTGTTTGAAACCAATATCCGAG TGGTGGGAGGCCTGCTCTCAGCCCACATGTTGTCAAAGAAAGCTGGGATAGAGCTGGAGGCAGGCTGGCCCTGTTCGGGACCTCTTCTCAGGATGGCTGAAGAAGCTGCTCGTAAACTCCTGCCTG CATTCCAGACACCCACTGGGATGCCATATGGCACCGTCAACATGCTGCTGGGCGTCAACCCCACCGAGACACCTGTGACCTGCACCGCGGGGGTTGGCACCTTCATCCTGGAGTTCTCTGCCCTGAGCAGGCTCACTGGGGACCCCGTCTTCGAGGACGTGGCCCGCAAAGCCCTGCGGGGACTCTGGAACACACGCTCCAACATCGgcctg GTAGGAAACCACATTGACGTGATCAGCTCAAAGTGGGTGGCACAGGACGCCGGGATAGGGGCGGGCGTGGATTCCTACTTTGAGTACCTGGTGAAGGGGGCCATCATGCTGCAAGACGAGGAGCTGCTGTCTATGTTCTCAG AGTACGACACAGCCATTAGAAACTACACCAAGTTTGATGACTGGTACCTCTGGGTTCAGATGCACAAAGGAACTGTTTCCATGCCAGTCTTTCAGTCACTAGAGGCTTTTTGGCCTGGGCTACAG aGCCTGATCGGGGATATAGACAATGCCATGAAAACATTTCACAATTATTACACCGTGTGGAAGCAGTTTGGAGGCCTGCCCGAGTTCTACAGCATCCCACAGGGATACACCGTGGATAAGAGGGAGGGCTACCCATTGCGTCCAG AGCTGATAGAGAGTGCGATGTACCTTTACCGGGCCACTGGAGACCCCACCCTGCTGGAGCTAGGTCGGGACGCGGTGGAGTCCATCGAGAAAATCAGCCGTGTGGACTGCGGCTTTGCTACT GTGAAGGATGTACGAGATCACAAGCTGGACAACCGTATGGAGTCCTTCTTCTTAGCTGAGACAGTCAAGTACCTCTACCTGCTTTTTGATCCCGAGAACTTCCTGCACAACAGTGGCTCTGAGTTTGACACTGTCAGTGGGCCTCAGGGAGACTGTGTCCTGGGTGCTGGAGGGTACGTCTTCAATACAGAAGCCCACCCACTGGACCCTGCCACTCTTCACTGCTGTAGTCAGGGACAGGCTGAGCGCCAGGAACTGCAGGAGCTCCTCATGAGCCTGACACAGCCCCCCAAGCCACCTCCGACCCACGCTGACACGGGAACAGCAGCACAAGGAAGTCCAGAAGGAAATGACCTGCCGAGACGGACCTTCACAGAAAGTATTGCCCTCAAAAATGGAGGGAGACGGAAAGCTCCAGTTCTCACCTGCCCCATGCAGCCTTTCAGCTCCAAACTCTCCATACTGGGCCAGGTGTTCACTGACAATACGTGA